In Canis lupus dingo isolate Sandy chromosome 25, ASM325472v2, whole genome shotgun sequence, the genomic window TACAGGGAATGACACATTTTTATCGTATTTTAACTTTACCTACCTAATAGCATGTACTACATTATACATTTCTATACTTATGACAGTTTCACTACTTTATGGGttcagaagtaaaaacaaaaaaagaaaaacctttagaCCATTATAAAATGCCAGACtgataagagaaaacaaaacccgCATGTCTCACGAGAGAAAGGAAATCACTGTCAGTTCTTCCTGCCCAGGTATGGCGCAGACTGCAGTCTATTTACCAGAaggcctctgctcttcccttcaGACCCACCTGTCTTGTTTCCCTGATCATTCCAGCCCTGGGCATCTAAGTTCATTACATTCAACACAAGGTTTTTCATCATTTCTCTATCTGCCTGGCTCATTTCCTGGTTTATTAGCATCTCCATCCGAAAGCTGCCTTGCAATCTTGCCTTTACAGGATGTCAGTACTTGCACGTTTCTAAGAGTCATTCTGACAGCTCTCCTCAGCTCATCCACGACTGGGTGAACACTTCAGTAAAGGCTGTCCACCCCTAGTGACGGTGGATGTCCCACTGAATCCTAGAATTCAATGGCCAGTTTTCTCTCCTCACTGTGAATCGTAAAGAACACATTAGAAAAGTGGTACCAGTGGGAGACATCTCAGTAACCTCAGCAGGATGCTGCGATGGCATCCCGCTGGATATGCCTGTCCAAAAACCTCAGTAGTTCAGTACCGGCAGTCCAACGGAGACACCGTTACCTCCGTTACCTCCCACCACCATTATCCCAAaacctgaaatttaaaataaaacttggctTCCAGTCAAAACGCTAAAGTAGCTGGACTCCTTTGTAAATTGTTGTTCTCCCCGAGTGACCTAACTCCTACTGCTCCCTTTCCTACTTCGCAGCCTCTCTGTACTGACTGATGGTGCTATCTCTCAGCCAGTGGCAAGACCTCCTTTCTCTAGAAGCCACGACGCCAAAGCATTATGGTGAGAATCATGTCACACAGGCCTCACACAGGGCTTGGCGTGTCCAGGACAATCAAATGCATGTGACTATACAGAATTTGAAACTAAAGCACAAAGTCAATAGCAACCATTGATTCCCACCCAGGCTACACTATCCCtcagggcacttgctgtgatttGGTAATGATGCCTTTAATAAACCCACAGGATGGGAGAGGTACAAAGTCTGAAAATTGGAGACAGGGAAGATGCACAGGACAAGAGGTGTAGGTGTATGCAAAATATACACCAGTGACTTGAGGACAGAACAAAGCATTTCAAGTAGTGGAAGCACGGTGGAAAACAATCCTGGACCACAGAACCATTCTCCTAGTTAGAGTTCATGATGACCTAGCCCAAGGGAACAtccttttgtttgctttgcttatATTTgcaattttccataataaaaaaattaaagtaaggaCCGACAGAAGAACTAAAACAAGTCAACAAACTAGCCCAGAGCTTAACTCCTAGGAATATAAGCATAACCTTCTAGGGAGAGAGTAAGGCAGGAGAAGGAACACATGAGCTGGAGAGAATGGGGAGTGTGCTCCCAGCAGTCCCTGAAGCTCAGAGATGATACAGGATGGCCTAAAACACCCCCAACGTCCCAAAGCTACCATGCCGGCTGCACATGTGCCATGAAGCTATTTACATGTTCTAGGCACAGGCCTGGACTTTTGGGAAGAGTGCAACCTATAGACTCTAACGCTAAACTGAGGTGTACAGTGTATATAAAGAAACGTTATACTACAAATTAAGACATACTACAAATTTATACTACAAATTAAGACATTCCCATTTTTTGGACAGTCACCAGTATCTGCATAGTTTGATTTTTGGCATCTCAGTCTTAAGGACAagaattaaaagggaaatttctatattttaaaaattcagtgtggTATTTTGAAAGATAAACTATATTATCAAATCCCTGCTGAACCAATTTATAAAGTTCTGACATTGGCATATACATCTCAGTGCATCAACTTATTTCAGGGGAAAAGGCCCAGGATCTAGTTGCAGAAAGAGAATGCTGGTGTCAACAGGTGGCAAAGAGACACTGCTCCTAGAGACAAATAAAGTATCTTCCCTATTTGATCATTCTCTTACCTTCGGCCTTGATCCAATCGTCCGTGAGGGCCCCGAGCAGGAAATCTGTTCAGGTGGCTCAGATGAAGTGTGTGGGATGTTTGGAAGAGACTCAGAGCTACAGAGAAGAAATGGCTGGTGACTCTAAAACCCTACAtatctgcccaatttccctgtcCCTTTCCTCCAGTGATAAAAGTACCCCCTCCTAGTCTGAGAGTAACCACCTGAGAGTTACAGGCCCATTCATCCAAAATACCCCATAAAGCCACACCCCAACATCCATCCCACCGGTACGCACGCTTCTGAGGAAAGAGCGGAGGAATCCGGTGAGGCTGGAAGATCAGCTGGGGCTGAGCTCCCAGAATCCCTTGCTTCTGGCCCAGGGCTGCCACATGTAGAAGGGGAGGTGCTGGGGACTTCAGCAGGGGCTGTAGGACAGTAACCAGGAAATTCAGGGAATCCTGTGGCTGATGTGCTCACTACCTTGGAAAGATACAGCCCCACCCCTTGACAAAAGTAAGGTTCTTGCCCAGCTGTCAAGGCACTGGgggttcccccctcccctttccaaTGCAGACACCAGAAAGACGAATACCTGGTTGGAGAGCGTTTGCACCTTGACAGCATTCCAGGGCACTGCCTGGCCTGGGTTGTATGCAGCCTTCACCAGTACCTTCTCACCCAGCTGGGGCAGCCGGCCCTTCACCACACTGCCAGCACACAAGCCAGGAGACCCAGTCAGGAGACAGACCCTGGCCAAGCCACCTTGACTGCCCCTATGAGGCCCTGCCCATCAAGATTTCGCACACCTTGCATAAAAACAGCAAAGCAATGGCTTCAGAGGGGCCCCACCAGCATGGTGACAGAACTGAATTCAACAAGCATTTCCAGAAAGGGACTAACCTCAAGCCTACCTGAGCTGAAAAAAGACCTCTTCATCCACCACCCCAAAGTAGTCATGCAAGCTGGTAACAATGCCAGTGAAGACCCgctgcttctccccaccctgaAAGAGAATAGTGCAGTTTGAAAGTAACAGCATTTGTCTACGCTCTGCCATTAGCATCTCATCTCCAGCCAAACCCCATCTAGCTCAACAGAGGATGGCATCAAGGGTCACATGAAGGAAGCACACAGAAAGAACAGTCATAATCTACtgctgggaggaggaagagatcaCACTGAACCTTAGCTCACAGGCTTCTTCTGGGATTTCCAGTTCTTTAATTCCAAGAAGCACCCAAGAGATTTCAGCCAGAACTTAGGACTCCCGGTCAGAGGTGTCTAGTTACCTCCATCCCGGCCCAGGCCAGGAGCTCCAGGAAGGATGAACATGGCAATGCAAGAATGAAAGCACCAGGCCCCCATGCATGCTGCACTAGTCCCAAGTGCTGAAGCTCACTAGAAAAAATGCACAACCTACCTGAAGGTGCCTGGCATTTTGGGACAGGTCTGTGGCCACAGGAGGAGTGAGCAAACCAGGAGGAGGACCCAGAAGAGATGTTGAAGCTGCGCCTATGTGGACAGAGAAGCAATCTCCAGGAGCTGCACCCACCATTTTGAGCACCAGAGTCCTCCAGAAGGTACGGGGGACCCAAAGGGCAAAGGGACTCGAAGGGGACTCGAAGCGACTCCTCCGCAGGGTCTCACTTGCCACCACTGTGCTCGTCTCCTATCTTCCTATGAAACGTGGGCAGCAAACGGCGCTCCCCCAGAGAAACCCCCaaagccacattttaaaagactaaCTCCAAAGCACATCATACCCACTATGGGGCCAAACAGGGATAAAGGTGATCACCTGAGAAGTTGCGTCCCCCTGGAAGCGGGTTGATCCGCTGGCGCTTAAACTGGGACATTGGGAATGCTGTCCTCTTTCAGAGTCTtagaaaaaaacctttaattggaaaagaaagaagttaagagctcagagggaaattttccatcgactccccccccccccacacacacacacacagacaccccagCCAAAAAGTAACGGAGGATCTTGATGTAGGTGTGCAGGTGGGTGCGGAGAATGAATGGAGGAGCTGGAGAGCACATAAAGCAGGAAATGCAAAAACTACACCGCTGCAGGGTGCCCTCACGGTAGTGTCGTGGTGGGTGATGCCGTCAggctgtttttaaagaaaaggaaactgaagctcgAAGAGACTGAGGCTTGCCGAGGGTCACATCACCAGTCGGTGACAGAGCTGAGCCTCGCACCCAGGTCGCCAACAACTTGGcgcccctctccctctccgcgGATGCCTGGGGAGACCCCGGtgacactcattcattcaaatacaTCCGTCAAAAGGCCCTCCACCAGGCCCGGGAAAATGGAGGAGGCCGGTGCGGGAGAGGAGGTGGTGTGGGCCCTGTCCCCGGAAGCCCGGCCCGTTGTTCCCCGGACCGGCTGCTGCGAAGGGAGCCCCGGGGCCCGGCCGACGCGAATCCGGcagcgcgcccgcccgccccgccgctccCGAGCTCCCGAGCGCCCCGGGCCCCCGCTCCCGCCTCAGCAGCCGCCGGCACCGGGCctcccgggccgggccgggccgcggcgGGGCCACCGTGGGAGGACCGAGGCGCGcggtttctcctcctcctcccgcccgCCCCCAGGGCCGAGGCCGTTGCCAGGGAGACGGGGCTCGCAGTCCGAGGGGGGCTCGGCCCCTTCCGCGCCCCGTGCATCTTGGCCGCCCGGCCCTCGCAGCCCCgcggccgggggaggggcagacgggcggaggggcggcggggggcccCCCAACCCACCTGCGGGCCAGGGCCGCGACACCGGGGGGACAAAGACACCCGGAACCACCACAGCCGCTGCTGCCGCCACCACCGGAAGCGCCTCTCCGGAAGCGCGACCACTGGTCGGAAGCTGCCACTCTCCCGGATATGGTCCCTCCCTCCGCTCCACCgacttctcccttcccccacgCCGCCTGCCATCCCGCTCCAACTGTGGAGCGGAAGTGCGCCTTCCCCGATCGGACGCGCGTTAGGAAGCCGGGCCTCGGTGGTGCCCCCGCTTAACGGTCCCATTGGAAAAGTAGGTTCTGGCGCATTGGTTcctaatcaaaaaaaaaaaaaaaaccggcaGGAGCAGGACCCCCAAAGAGAGTACCCACCGCCCGACACCTGGCCTCCTGGCGGAGCCCCGGGCTGCAGCCGCAGAAACAGCCCCTCCTGTCTGAGGGCGGAGGGGCGCCCCCGCGGTGGCCATCTCTAGGAGGCGTTCCTGAGGGACTCAAGCCCGTGACTTCATCCCCAGCCCGGCCCTTGCATTGACAGCTCCCCTCCCGACCTCCGATACCTACCGGAGACTAAGCCTTTTCCCCGTCCTCAATTCCCAAAGAGCTGGGAGCCCAAGGTGCTGCAATAAATAAACCACCACAATATCTTGGTAGACATTTACAACGTGCTCAGGAACATTTTCCTTTAGTCCTCACAACTCTGGAAGGTCACAGAGGTCAGGAATCGGTGCCCTAATTCTCAAGCTATGAACCCGAAGACCTTGGAGAAGTGACCTGCTTCAAGTCTTGCCTGCTCCTCACTGGCCACTTAAGCCTCCACTGGCAGCCCCAGTCCTCCTGTAGCCGCCTCAGGCCTCCCCGTCCTCCCTCCAGGGTGTCCTCCTCCCAACAccacaccctcctccccctccccgttCATTTAACATTCACAGCGCACTTGGATGAGACAgtttaatctcattttatcttcataacAAGACTGTGAGGTAGGTGGGGCAGGTATCATGAAACCATCTGGGAGGTTAAGTAGGAAGCCatggctcagaaaagttaagggATTTTTGTCAAGGTCATAAAGCTCGTAGGAGTCTCTGGTTTTGGCTCTGATGTGTAAAGGGACCAAAGCGGCGGAGGACAGATCTTGAAGGTTACTACTCTGCTCTTCTCCACGTTGTCCCAGGCAAGCTCTCTGCAGAGGCACCCAAGGTGGGACCCTCCTGCCCCGTCCTGGGGCTACCCACGAAGGTATGAGGAGGAAGCAAGACTCCAGATCAGCCCACTGAGGAATGAAGGCCGGTTCCATCCTTCCGCAGTTACCTCACCAGTTACGTCACCCAGAGGACCAACCCCCTGAGCGCATGATTCAGAAGACAGGGATGGATCCAGCCAGTTTGCAACAGTGACACACTCACAGAGATACACGTATCATTTTGCATAGATCCACCTCTGTGACACGCCATGCCCCAGTAGGACATCGTGCCAAACCTGCTCCAAGGACTCCGGATAAATAAGTTAGTTCACATTGTCTAGGACCAGGGATTTCTGGCAACCAGTAAGGAGCCCGGGGGCTGCCACACCTGGGGGGCCTCTCAGGGAACCAGGGCTCCTCTGCCAGGCTGCCCAGAGGAGAAAGATCCAGCTCTCTCCTCAGAGAGAAGAGTGAGTATCAGCAGCTTTTCCTGGCAGTGCCCAGAAGCAGCAGAGGGCAAAGGGCGAGGAAGAAGACTTCACTGCACACCCCTCCACCCAGGGTCACGTCCCCGCACCAGGAGGTCTCAGCATACAGAGAGGTTTTTCGTTCGCTGCTTCTTAACCACAAATGATGGCATAAAGGTCTTCCGGAGTGGCTGGCATGAAGTTCTTTCGGGGACCCCCCTTGACTCAATCCTGTGCAAAAGGAAAGGTAGCTTTAGGCTAGGAGGGGGACACGAAGGCAGCAATGGCCACAGACTTGATGGGGAATTGCCTATCTGCCGTGGGGAGCCGGGGACTTCGGCATGGTGCTTCCTTGCCCCACTGAGTTATTCACCATCACCCCCCATCATCTATTGGGGAATCCTCTGTGTCCCTTTGCTCTCCCAGCAAATCTGGGAGGTGGCCTAAGGTTCAGCTGCGAAGGGTGAGGGCTTGCTGGGCGGACATGAGGGGGTTTCCCCTCttctggccctgcccctgccaccgTCTCACCACACATGTGGCCTCAGGAAAGCAACTGCCTTCCCCAGTCCAGTCCCCATCCTCCTCTGTAAACGGGATGTGTTAgctactttctgtttcttccagcaCCCTCTCCAAGACTACCTGCGTCTCTCAGATTTCaaagggaccaaaaaaaaaaccacaactggCAGTCCAATCTCAGCATCCGGGTTCATCACTCCTTTCGCTGCCCTAACCTGGGCTGGGCCCCAGGACTCACCTAGGGGCACGCCCATCAGAAGGGGCAGGGGACTCAGGGTGCTTCGGGCTCCTCCAACGGATCCGGTTGAGCAGGACTTTGACCTTGTTCCAGTGGGAGAGATCCAgctgagcagagggtggggggatCACCACAGAGCTCCTCCCCACAACATACCCCCTGACCAAGCTCCCAGAGACAGCAGGCACCACAGCCAGGACAAGTCACCCTCTCCAACCAGGAATTCCATCACTTTCTGAGTGTTTCCAGCCTTTGGGATATGTACACATCCCAAACAGCCCCTAACCCCCTCCATCCTGTCACCTGCCTCCGCACACACCCATCACCTACCTTGTGTCCCTGGGAGGGTGGGATGATGTGGGCTGGCTCTGCGGTGGCCTCTGACAGCCTGTCAGGGTTGGCACTTGGCAGCCCTACCTTTAGGGCTGCTGCTGTTTTTGCCCCTTCAGAAAGAGAATCAGATTACCCAGGGCCAGAAGCAGGAAGCCACCCATCAAGGCCAGGACTCAAAGGGTCTGCctggggggccctgggcaggCAAGACACAGTGGGAGATGCCATGGCCCCTCACCTGTCTCCTGtgcctggctcagcagtttgcgTGCCTCACTGCCTGGGGCACGAGAAGGTGGAGGTGAAGGTGCCAGGATtggctcccccacctcctcctcttcctctgcctcctccgcTTCAGGATCCTGTGCACAGGACAGACGGGCACTTGGGACCTGACTAGAGGGCTGAGGCTGTTCTGAAGGGAGCCCTGGTTCCAGGGGTCCCAGACCTTCTCTGCTTCCCCCACTCACCtgtctccacccaccccccactggCCTGTCCACCTGCAGCTCACTCACCCTTGGGGGCCTCTGGGTCTGCAGCTGCAGGTAGAGCTGCTGAAGCCTTGCCATCTGCTCCAGCACGAGGCACAGGTGTTCCAGGTAGCGGAGACCCTGCCCTGGGAGACAGGCCCAGGCttcaggccccaggcccctgaCCTGTGGGACAGAGTGAGGTAGGGGAGACCCCTGAACTCAGCCAGACGCCCATCCTGGGCAGCCAGCAGATGGGAGCAGAGGGGCCGGGGATAGTAGGCGCATACCACCAGCTGGCCTCCCTACCCGGCCAGGCATGGCCAGGCTGGCCCCGTACTGCCCCCCTCCACACAGCTGGGAGTGGGCCGAGGCAAGAACAACCCGTCAATTAGAAGCAAGGAATGCCCCACCCCGAGAGAGCTCCAAGGAGAAAGAGCCAGTGAGGCCCCACAGCCAGcaacccacccccagcccccccacccccgtgtgaaAGGGCCATTTCCATCGCACTCTTCACCCAGCCTGAGAGGTGGCGTGGCACTCAccacctctgcttcttccaggcCTGCCTCTAGGTCCGTTTCTGCCTCAGTGGCCTCCTGTTCCCCTGCTCCAAAAAGGGGCACATCATATTCAGGCTTGCTTGGTGGCTTCAGGGAACGGTGGTGGGGCGGCGCGCCGGCAGGGGAAGCCGGGAGTTGGCGGGACCGCTCCAGCACCTGCTCCAGCTTGTGGCTGGCCACAAGCCGGCCTAGGTGGGCGGGAGGCTCCATGGAAGCGAGGGCCGGGGGCTCAGGGCTCCCTGTGGGCTCAAAGTCCAGAGAGTCCTGAGAAAGGCCCGGTGAGGCGGTCAGGGGGCTGTCTCCAACCACCATCTCCACTCCTGAGTCCCGGGAGGCCAGTTTGAGAAGCGGCTCCTGCCTCCTGGGACCTCTCAACTGCCCATCCGCCTTCCAGGAGGCCAGCGAGCACCCCTGAGCAGCGTCCGGGATCCGTCTGTAGGTGCTGCTGACTCCAGGTACTACGCAGCCGAGCGCCGAGTCCTCAGCAACCCCATCTGCCAGGAGAGTGAGTATCAGGCTGAGCAGGCCGCCCCTGACGCCCCCAGCATTCCTGGCAGCTGGCAGCATTCCCCGCGGAGGAGTGTCCTGggccagaggtggagggaggcgAGCCACTGGGTGGCCACCGCCCCGCCCAggtctctcccttccctggcctGGAGAAGTTAAGATGGGTTCCCCTCACAGTAGTCTTTGTTGGCCATCACAGCCCCCCGGGATCTGGGCTGTGTGGCAGGCAAGGCCTGGTAGGGCACATTCATCAGCTCCCGGTCTGGCCGGTCCCCCTTTTGAGGGGGGAGCTGCTGCTTCTTGGGATCCCTTGTGCCCTGGGGCCGGGTCCGCCTAAGACCTCCAAGTGGTGAACGGGGAGCCTCGGTCTCTCCAACTACTCCCCACGGGGCGGTAGGGCTGTGACCTACTgtgaccacccccacccccacccccacccccacgtcGGGACACGGGGaaaggcacagagaaggaagcCTGGGGTCGGGACTGGGATGCGAGATCAAGTCCCTCCGGAGCTCCCGGGGAgggtaataaaaataacaatcgCCGTAGCCGTGGCGGGCTGCTGtgcttttaaatgagaaatagtGAAGATTTTTTGGAGAGCTGGTgggaaaagggggggggagcTGATTGGGGGGGGAGCGGAGGCGAAGCCGCGCCcggccccagggctgccctcgGCGCTGGGCCCACCCAGCCTGATGCACCAGCGCCGGCGCGAGCGGACAGACCGACGGCCGCCCCCGGCTCCCCAGGCCAAGCGGCCCCCGCCCTCCCGGCCGAGGGCGGTCTCCTTCGGGGACGCGGCCCCCACCGCGGGGGGATCCACGGGGGGAGTCAGAGGCCGGGATGGACGGGGCCGGTCTACCGCCCCCACCCGGGGCTCCGGGGCGCGGCGCCATCCCCAGCCGGTCCGAGGGGAGGCGGCCccggggcaggaggcgggggggACTCACCCCGGCCGCCGAGCGGCTCCACCGCGAAGACGCGCCGCCGGCCCAGCATGGCCCCGACGCGGCGCCCGGCCCGCCTCCCCCGCCGCTGGCTGGCGGCTCCGCACGCGTCCGGCCCGGCTGGGCGCGGCCCCGGACCCTCCCGCGGGGcgcggaggggaggggcggggcggggcggggcggggaggggcgcgcaGGTgagcggcgcggggggcgcgggcagcGCCTGGGTCCGCCGACCCTCGGGCTCCGGGCGCCGTCGGCTGCAGctgcggcccccgccccgccccgccccgccccgcccccggttCCCTCGCTGCTCCGTCTTCCTGCCGCCGAGATGCCGCCGCGGATGGGGGGCGTTGGCGGGGCCTGGACGGGGCGGGGAGCGCGGAAGGAAGTGGAGCCCCACGGGGCTGCGGCAGAGGCCCCGACCCgcggccccgcgctccccgccgtGTGCCCGGGCCCGCCGCGCAGCCGCCCCAAGCCCGCCGCGGCCGACGGTCCCCCTGCGCCGAGCGCGCGTGTCCGCGGCGAGAGCCGAgccccgcggcgccccctcctcttcctcacccgAGCACCTCGGGGAACTgggcccggggggggggccgAGAAGCAGCCTGGAGGCcgcgtccccacccccaccctctttGGGCCCATGCATTCCACCGTCCTTCACCCCCAAAGGCTCCCAGCCTGAAAGGGGAGCTGCCGAAGGTGACCCGAGGGGCCGCTGGCCTCTAAGGAGACCTCACTCGCCGGAGGAAGGGGACAGGGCTGGAAAAGTCCCGGCAGAACCCAAACCCCCGGGAGGCAGATAAGGGAGCTGGTGGACGTGCAAACTTGCACCTGAGCCtcggg contains:
- the C25H8orf58 gene encoding uncharacterized protein C8orf58 homolog isoform X4 encodes the protein MLGRRRVFAVEPLGGRDGVAEDSALGCVVPGVSSTYRRIPDAAQGCSLASWKADGQLRGPRRQEPLLKLASRDSGVEMVVGDSPLTASPGLSQDSLDFEPTGSPEPPALASMEPPAHLGRLVASHKLEQVLERSRQLPASPAGAPPHHRSLKPPSKPEYDVPLFGAGEQEATEAETDLEAGLEEAEVVRGLGPEAWACLPGQGLRYLEHLCLVLEQMARLQQLYLQLQTQRPPRDPEAEEAEEEEEVGEPILAPSPPPSRAPGSEARKLLSQAQETGAKTAAALKVGLPSANPDRLSEATAEPAHIIPPSQGHKLDLSHWNKVKVLLNRIRWRSPKHPESPAPSDGRAPRIESRGVPERTSCQPLRKTFMPSFVVKKQRTKNLSVC
- the C25H8orf58 gene encoding uncharacterized protein C8orf58 homolog isoform X5, which codes for MLGRRRVFAVEPLGGRDGVAEDSALGCVVPGVSSTYRRIPDAAQGCSLASWKADGQLRGPRRQEPLLKLASRDSGVEMVVGDSPLTASPGLSQDSLDFEPTGSPEPPALASMEPPAHLGRLVASHKLEQVLERSRQLPASPAGAPPHHRSLKPPSKPEYDVPLFGAGEQEATEAETDLEAGLEEAEVVRGLGPEAWACLPGQGLRYLEHLCLVLEQMARLQQLYLQLQTQRPPRDPEAEEAEEEEEVGEPILAPSPPPSRAPGSEARKLLSQAQETGAKTAAALKVGLPSANPDRLSEATAEPAHIIPPSQGHKVKVLLNRIRWRSPKHPESPAPSDGRAPRIESRGVPERTSCQPLRKTFMPSFVVKKQRTKNLSVC
- the C25H8orf58 gene encoding uncharacterized protein C8orf58 homolog isoform X2 — encoded protein: MLPAARNAGGVRGGLLSLILTLLADGVAEDSALGCVVPGVSSTYRRIPDAAQGCSLASWKADGQLRGPRRQEPLLKLASRDSGVEMVVGDSPLTASPGLSQDSLDFEPTGSPEPPALASMEPPAHLGRLVASHKLEQVLERSRQLPASPAGAPPHHRSLKPPSKPEYDVPLFGAGEQEATEAETDLEAGLEEAEVVRGLGPEAWACLPGQGLRYLEHLCLVLEQMARLQQLYLQLQTQRPPRDPEAEEAEEEEEVGEPILAPSPPPSRAPGSEARKLLSQAQETGAKTAAALKVGLPSANPDRLSEATAEPAHIIPPSQGHKLDLSHWNKVKVLLNRIRWRSPKHPESPAPSDGRAPRIESRGVPERTSCQPLRKTFMPSFVVKKQRTKNLSVC
- the C25H8orf58 gene encoding uncharacterized protein C8orf58 homolog isoform X3; amino-acid sequence: MHGPKEGGGGDAASRLLLGPPPGPSSPRCSDGVAEDSALGCVVPGVSSTYRRIPDAAQGCSLASWKADGQLRGPRRQEPLLKLASRDSGVEMVVGDSPLTASPGLSQDSLDFEPTGSPEPPALASMEPPAHLGRLVASHKLEQVLERSRQLPASPAGAPPHHRSLKPPSKPEYDVPLFGAGEQEATEAETDLEAGLEEAEVVRGLGPEAWACLPGQGLRYLEHLCLVLEQMARLQQLYLQLQTQRPPRDPEAEEAEEEEEVGEPILAPSPPPSRAPGSEARKLLSQAQETGAKTAAALKVGLPSANPDRLSEATAEPAHIIPPSQGHKVKVLLNRIRWRSPKHPESPAPSDGRAPRIESRGVPERTSCQPLRKTFMPSFVVKKQRTKNLSVC
- the C25H8orf58 gene encoding uncharacterized protein C8orf58 homolog isoform X1, yielding MHGPKEGGGGDAASRLLLGPPPGPSSPRCSDGVAEDSALGCVVPGVSSTYRRIPDAAQGCSLASWKADGQLRGPRRQEPLLKLASRDSGVEMVVGDSPLTASPGLSQDSLDFEPTGSPEPPALASMEPPAHLGRLVASHKLEQVLERSRQLPASPAGAPPHHRSLKPPSKPEYDVPLFGAGEQEATEAETDLEAGLEEAEVVRGLGPEAWACLPGQGLRYLEHLCLVLEQMARLQQLYLQLQTQRPPRDPEAEEAEEEEEVGEPILAPSPPPSRAPGSEARKLLSQAQETGAKTAAALKVGLPSANPDRLSEATAEPAHIIPPSQGHKLDLSHWNKVKVLLNRIRWRSPKHPESPAPSDGRAPRIESRGVPERTSCQPLRKTFMPSFVVKKQRTKNLSVC